From one Rhodamnia argentea isolate NSW1041297 chromosome 1, ASM2092103v1, whole genome shotgun sequence genomic stretch:
- the LOC115751761 gene encoding zinc finger CCCH domain-containing protein 58, protein MDGYTGAHEGTRSDPSPEWPDDSGAETGLEGPMWELEVGGGGESDPAYPERPDEADCIYYLRTGYCGYGARCRFNHPRDRSPVIGVTRAGGAEFPERAGQPICQFYMRTGTCKFGASCKYHHPRHGAGSSSPAPLNYYGYPFRPGEKECSYYVKTGQCKFGATCKFHHPQPAGIHVHTPSPPLQVAPAPIPVAAPSSYPAVQSPSVPPSQQYGLVMARSPLVPSYVQGPYGPMLVSPSMVPFPSWNPYQAPVSPLASSSPQAGSGSSSVYGVTQLSPSAPAFPWPYQPSPSSLGPSVNGRREQSFPERPGQPECQHYMKTGDCKYGSSCKYHHPQDMNALNVNIVLSPTGLPIRPGAPPCMHFARGECKFGLACKFDHSFAPLGYSPSASSLGDMPITPFPAGYSFGMLVPSYSSPESRAEIIFGPTDDSLPTRSSSMTSMSVTSVGSARPSSGPAPSQMHDLSSANPASCNSKEGHSTG, encoded by the exons ATGGATGGGTACACTGGGGCCCACGAGGGCACGCGGTCGGATCCTTCGCCGGAGTGGCCCGACGACTCGGGGGCCGAGACGGGCCTCGAAG GGCCTATGTGGGAGCTGGAAGTGGGGGGCGGCGGCGAATCCGACCCGGCTTACCCGGAGAGGCCCGATGAAGCCGATTGTATCTACTACCTCAGGACTGGTTATTGCGGGTACGGCGCGAGGTGTCGGTTCAATCATCCCCGTGATCGGAGCCCG GTCATAGGAGTGACAAGAGCTGGTGGAGCAGAGTTCCCAGAGCGAGCAGGCCAGCCGATCTGCCAG tTCTATATGAGGACGGGTACGTGCAAGTTCGGTGCGTCCTGTAAGTACCACCATCCCAGGCATGGGGCTGGTTCCAGTAGTCCTGCACCGCTAAATTACTATGGTTACCCCTTTCGTCCG GGTGAAAAAGAGTGTTCCTACTACGTGAAAACTGGACAATGCAAGTTCGGTGCAACATGTAAATTTCACCATCCACAACCAGCGGGCATACACGTTCATACCCCATCACCGCCACTTCAAGTTGCACCAGCACCTATCCCTGTAGCTGCGCCTTCATCGTATCCAGCAGTGCAATCACCATCTGTCCCACCATCGCAGCAGTACGGGTTAGTCATGGCCAGGTCTCCTTTGGTTCCCTCATATGTTCAAGGCCCTTATGGTCCTATGCTGGTTTCTCCGAGCATGGTTCCATTTCCAAGCTGGAATCCTTATCAG GCACCTGTGAGTCCATTAGCCTCTTCCAGTCCTCAAGCTGGTTCAGGATCAAGTTCTGTTTATGGGGTAACGCAGTTGTCTCCTTCTGCACCGGCTTTTCCATGGCCTTATCAACCTTCGCCTTCGTCTCTTGGCCCCTCAGTCAATGGCCGGAGAGAGCAATCATTTCCAGAAAGACCCGGGCAACCTGAATGCCAGCATTACATGAAAACAGGGGACTGTAAATATGGATCGTCATGTAAATACCATCATCCACAGGACATGAATGCGttgaatgtaaatattgttcttAGCCCCACTGGTCTGCCAATTCGTCCG GGCGCACCTCCTTGCATGCACTTTGCACGTGGAGAATGCAAATTTGGTCTTGCATGCAAATTTGATCACTCGTTTGCGCCTCTCGGCTACAGTCCCTCGGCGTCTTCTCTCGGAGACATGCCCATCACTCCCTTCCCTGCTGGGTATTCCTTCGGAATGCTCGTTCCGTCATACTCATCTCCAGAGTCGAGGGCCGAAATCATCTTCGGACCCACAGATGATTCTCTGCCCACAAGATCATCTTCAATGACGAGCATGTCGGTTACATCGGTTGGGTCAGCACGTCCAAGTAGTGGGCCTGCGCCCTCCCAAATGCATGATCTGAGTTCCGCAAATCCAGCTAGCTGCAACTCCAAAGAGGGTCATAGCACTGGCTAA
- the LOC115751789 gene encoding uncharacterized protein LOC115751789 → MLRLAREALLRLGASSVPFPPQQAQAQAQALRLLLLRPVSSSSKKAHSFTVSYLINSCGLSPESALSASKIVQFANPSRPDAVLEVFRNRGLSRTQISCVFRRYPKMLVSSPDILLTKLDFLHSRGISDQELVKLVVALPAVLTRSLDNHLIPTFEYISGLLQSDAKAQTCIKKNPKILYSDPKTLLVPSIAILRGCGVPEVKIRRLVQFQPGTLLTSEVRFNEAVSRVKAMGFDPSRTNFILALQVIRGMNKSKWRSKVDAFGKWGWSEDDIVFAFRRNPWCMSMSESKITGVMDIFVNEMGLDPLYMARHPTMMMMSLQKRIVPWCLVFRVLLSKGLIRTTRSLSGFLGVSEKLFLEKILTANLGEAPELLDLYNEKIGLANLGTL, encoded by the exons ATGCTCCGTCTCGCTCGCGAAGCCCTCCTTCGACTCGGGGCTTCTTCGGTTCCCTTTCCTCCACaacaagctcaagctcaagctcaagctctccGCCTACTGCTGCTCAGGCCGGTCTCGAGTTCCTCGAAGAAGGCGCACTCGTTCACGGTCTCTTACCTCATCAACTCTTGCGGGCTGTCTCCGGAATCCGCTCTCTCCGCCTCCAAGATCGTGCAATTCGCGAACCCATCGAGGCCAGATGCGGTCCTCGAGGTCTTCAGGAACCGAGGTTTGTCTCGGACTCAAATCTCGTGCGTGTTTAGGAGATACCCCAAGATGCTTGTCTCGAGCCCAGATATTCTCTTGACGAAGCTCGACTTCTTGCACTCTAGAGGCATTTCGGATCAAGAGCTGGTCAAACTCGTTGTTGCTCTTCCGGCGGTTCTGACCAGGAGCCTAGACAATCACTTGATACCCACTTTTGAATACATAAGCGGTTTGCTTCAATCCGATGCTAAGGCCCAAACATGCATCAAGAAGAATCCGAAGATTTTGTATAGTGACCCTAAAACGCTGCTTGTTCCTAGCATTGCGATTCTGAGGGGTTGTGGAGTGCCTGAGGTGAAGATTAGACGGTTAGTCCAGTTCCAGCCGGGCACGTTGTTAACATCGGAGGTGCGGTTCAACGAGGCGGTGAGTCGGGTGAAGGCGATGGGTTTCGATCCTTCGAGGACGAATTTCATACTGGCTTTGCAGGTAATCAGGGGAATGAACAAGTCGAAATGGAGGAGCAAGGTCGATGCTTTTGGCAAGTGGGGTTGGTCCGAGGACGACATTGTCTTTGCTTTTAGGAGGAATCCGTGGTGTATGTCGATGTCGGAGAGTAAAATCACAGGGGTGATGGACATCTTCGTGAATGAGATGGGGCTTGACCCTCTATACATGGCGCGGCATCCgacaatgatgatgatgagcttgcaGAAGCGAATTGTTCCTTGGTGTTTGGTGTTTCGTGTTCTGCTGTCTAAAGGTCTGATCAGGACGACGCGTAGCTTGAGTGGATTCCTCGGTGTGTCGGAAAAGTTGTTCCTGGAGAAGATTCTGACTGCTAATTTGGGGGAAGCACCCGAGTTGTTGGATCTGTATAATGAGAAGATCGGTCTTGCAAAT TTGGGTACTTTGTGA
- the LOC115733394 gene encoding uncharacterized protein LOC115733394 has product MFSSLSKTLLRRPLFLPIALRSISTATSNPPSFAFSYLVNSCGLSAESALFVSKRVVFETSARPDAVINALKSHGFSQSQISGVIRKCPRLIVASPDRTLLPKLRYLRSVGFSGFDLATMITAAPYLLTRSLEKHLIPNFGRLRDFLRGNEYAVLAIRRSRRILLQGFEVTIDPIVKILRNNGVRESSILWLVKCQSRTLMTSCNRLEEIVEKTKGMGFDDPSMSKFAVAMLAVAGMTESMWERKFDAYGRWGWSRDDAMRAFVKCPWCMILSEGKILAVMGFFVKEMGFESSFLLRHPTLMSLSLEKRIRPRCLVFKHLSSHGLMKTKIGLTTLLSMSEEDFLEKFVTPHLEEAPELLDMYREKKHMATRTLVP; this is encoded by the coding sequence ATGTTCAGTTCGCTCTCTAAAACCCTACTTCGCCGTCCCCTCTTCTTGCCCATCGCTCTCAGATCAATCTCCACCGCCACCTCGAATCCACCCTCTTTCGCTTTCTCTTATCTCGTGAATTCATGTGGGTTGTCTGCGGAATCGGCGTTATTCGTTTCCAAACGCGTCGTCTTCGAAACCTCCGCGAGACCCGACGCGGTCATTAACGCCTTGAAGAGCCATGGTTTCTCTCAATCCCAGATTTCGGGTGTGATTAGGAAGTGCCCTCGGCTGATTGTGGCGAGTCCCGATAGGACCCTCTTGCCTAAATTGAGGTATCTGCGCTctgtcggcttttccggctttGACCTGGCGACGATGATCACTGCTGCTCCCTACTTATTGACTAGGAGCTTAGAGAAGCATCTCATCCCCAATTTTGGTAGGCTTCGGGACTTCCTTCGGGGCAATGAGTACGCGGTTTTGGCTATTAGACGCAGTCGGAGAATATTGCTACAAGGTTTCGAGGTTACCATTGATCCCATCGTCAAGATTTTGAGAAACAACGGAGTGCGTGAATCAAGCATTCTGTGGTTAGTTAAGTGTCAGTCCAGGACGCTGATGACGTCGTGCAATCGCCTCGAGGAAATTGTGGAGAAAACCAAGGGGATGGGCTTTGATGATCCTTCTATGTCAAAGTTCGCTGTGGCTATGTTAGCGGTTGCAGGGATGACCGAATCGATGTGGGAGAGGAAATTCGATGCTTATGGCAGGTGGGGTTGGTCGAGAGATGATGCCATGAGAGCTTTTGTGAAGTGTCCTTGGTGTATGATTTTGTccgaaggaaaaatattggcaGTGATGGGATTCTTTGTCAAGGAAATGGGGTTCGAATCTTCATTTCTTCTGCGACACCCTACGTTGATGTCGCTGAGCTTAGAAAAACGGATTCGTCCTCGATGTTTGGTTTTTAAACATCTGTCGTCGCATGGTTTGATGAAGACAAAGATTGGCTTGACTACCCTGTTGTCGATGTCGGAAGAAGACTTCCTGGAGAAGTTTGTGACCCCTCATCTCGAGGAAGCTCCGGAATTGCTGGATATGTATCGGGAGAAGAAGCATATGGCAACGAGGACTCTGGTTCCGTAA